The following are encoded together in the Myxococcales bacterium genome:
- a CDS encoding SPFH domain-containing protein, with product MTPLSLDEIHHTSLLQRAASPAFLGAPARVLPSQALVFLSQGRVAGVLGPGEYSLDPRALPFLGPIVRQQPTGATLGDDVFWVKMGAPVSLDVSAVLETVLDPAVGEKVTPKLEARLSVAVGDPVQMIQALGGKVDEGAVELWVKQRVNEQASELGRKFPRLAELSAESKRSEHARALGEALQATFAPLGLALVACDITAIRVPDHVASRLRLMGGTHTEYADGASKAVVAEGMRARISKDGQWYSGRVTRVSDGRAELIWDVSGARSEIALVELEPEPAYPGAFSSGTRLLAQWPDGGFYPATVRVFNGTLYEVEWADGSASWLPPGQVKMS from the coding sequence ATGACGCCGCTCTCCCTCGACGAAATTCACCACACGAGCCTCTTGCAGCGCGCTGCGAGCCCGGCGTTTCTCGGGGCGCCGGCCCGGGTCTTGCCGAGTCAGGCGCTGGTCTTCCTGTCCCAGGGTCGCGTCGCGGGAGTGCTGGGGCCCGGTGAGTATTCCCTCGACCCCCGCGCGTTGCCATTTCTGGGCCCCATCGTCCGGCAACAACCGACCGGCGCCACGCTGGGGGACGACGTCTTCTGGGTGAAGATGGGCGCGCCCGTCAGCCTGGACGTGTCCGCCGTGCTCGAGACCGTGCTCGATCCGGCGGTGGGCGAGAAGGTCACGCCGAAGCTCGAGGCGCGACTGTCCGTGGCCGTCGGAGATCCGGTGCAGATGATCCAGGCGCTGGGGGGAAAGGTCGACGAAGGTGCGGTCGAGCTGTGGGTGAAGCAGCGAGTGAACGAGCAGGCCTCGGAGCTCGGTCGCAAGTTTCCGCGCCTGGCCGAGCTCAGCGCGGAGAGCAAGCGGAGTGAGCACGCGCGGGCGCTGGGTGAGGCGTTGCAGGCGACGTTCGCCCCATTGGGACTCGCACTCGTGGCCTGCGACATCACCGCGATCCGCGTGCCGGACCATGTCGCCTCGCGCCTGCGGCTGATGGGCGGCACCCATACCGAGTACGCCGACGGCGCGTCGAAGGCCGTGGTTGCCGAGGGCATGCGCGCCCGGATCAGCAAGGACGGGCAGTGGTACTCCGGGCGCGTCACGCGTGTGTCCGACGGCCGGGCGGAGCTCATCTGGGACGTGTCCGGCGCACGCTCGGAAATTGCCCTCGTCGAGCTCGAGCCCGAGCCCGCTTATCCAGGCGCTTTCAGCAGCGGCACGCGCCTGCTCGCGCAGTGGCCGGACGGCGGGTTTTATCCAGCGACGGTGAGGGTGTTCAACGGCACGCTGTACGAGGTCGAGTGGGCCGATGGTTCGGCGTCGTGGCTTCCGCCAGGCCAAGTGAAGATGAGCTGA
- the rsgA gene encoding ribosome small subunit-dependent GTPase A, with protein MSLASLGFDASFARELSALAVTDAFAGRVARVDADIAQLFVESGPTSARVPRRVVRGELGRPVTGDWVACVTRGELVIDAVLPRRSELVRRAAGRRQIPQRLAANVDVLFVIMGLDADFNPRRLERYLTLAAEGRIRPVVLLTKAGLVKNADALREQALAVSPGIDVHAIDVVDGISADAPRRYLGEGITAAVVGSSGAGKSTLVNHLLGEDRMRTGRVREHDDRGRHTTSHRELIKLACGGAIIDTPGLRELGLWADAGAVDTAFPDVVELASGCKYRDCLHGTEPGCGVQQAVVEGRLPATRLASYLALGRELSGKNRGARRDGR; from the coding sequence ATGAGCCTCGCGAGCCTGGGTTTCGACGCGAGCTTCGCCCGCGAGCTGTCGGCGCTCGCTGTCACCGACGCGTTCGCCGGACGCGTCGCTCGCGTCGACGCAGACATCGCGCAGTTGTTTGTCGAGTCGGGACCAACGAGCGCGCGCGTCCCGCGGCGGGTGGTGCGAGGCGAGCTCGGTCGACCCGTCACCGGGGACTGGGTTGCGTGTGTCACGCGCGGCGAGCTGGTGATCGACGCGGTGCTTCCGCGCCGCTCGGAGCTCGTGCGTCGAGCCGCGGGGCGTCGTCAGATCCCACAGCGGCTCGCCGCCAACGTCGACGTGCTGTTTGTGATCATGGGGCTCGATGCGGATTTCAATCCGCGCCGCCTCGAGCGTTACCTGACCCTCGCGGCGGAAGGGCGCATCCGCCCCGTCGTTCTCTTGACCAAGGCCGGTCTGGTCAAGAACGCCGACGCACTCCGCGAGCAGGCGCTGGCTGTTTCGCCGGGGATCGACGTGCACGCCATCGATGTAGTCGACGGGATCTCTGCCGACGCGCCGCGGCGCTACCTCGGCGAGGGAATCACCGCAGCGGTCGTCGGGTCGTCCGGTGCTGGAAAATCGACGCTGGTCAATCATCTGCTCGGCGAAGACCGCATGCGCACTGGCAGGGTGCGGGAACACGACGATCGGGGACGGCACACGACCTCGCACCGCGAGCTCATTAAGCTCGCTTGCGGCGGCGCCATCATCGACACGCCGGGACTTCGTGAGCTCGGGCTGTGGGCGGATGCCGGCGCTGTCGACACGGCCTTTCCCGACGTCGTCGAGCTAGCCTCGGGTTGTAAGTACCGTGACTGTTTGCACGGGACCGAGCCGGGCTGCGGAGTTCAGCAGGCCGTCGTGGAGGGCAGACTCCCAGCGACGCGCCTGGCGAGCTACCTGGCCCTCGGGCGCGAGCTCTCCGGGAAGAATCGCGGCGCTCGACGGGACGGACGCTGA
- a CDS encoding DUF1343 domain-containing protein, whose product MGPGRVLVLLALAVAADSARADARSVLRQTPRLVLPSLARTPPPAPSKPAASLRLPVATELAIEREIDHAIEHGDMPGAVVVVGRRSGVSFRRAFGLAAVLPAPRPMTADAVFDLASVTKAVATATSIAALVEDGQLAYDEPIARSLPLFATEDKRGITLRHLLTHTSGLPAVNPVPTHPVGAREMLADIAGTKLVSAPGEQYRYSDLGFIALGEVVRHRAKESLDHFVARRLFAPLGLRNTRFVPGGGPRLVPTEKEGEAFLLGTVHDPRARALGGVAGHAGLFSTADELARFARMLLAGGELDDKRVLRAGTVARMTAPIEVPGARVALGWDSPDDPTRSVFSARSFGHEGFTGTSLWIDPQADRFVVFLSSRLHPDGKGRVAPTAQAIRALVAHVREEPRQPVVELGIERLLRNGAKLLGGARVAFMTHSAARDGEGRRSVDRLFEVLGARLVRIVTPEHGMSGTLEGPVPNGRDPRTDLPIVSLYGAASSAPAWQGVDTIVVDLVDVGVRFYTYLSALRTALESGRRVVVLDRPNPNGGLDVEGPVSLAAPPSLIDPHPLPVMHGMTFGELARMLLAERGLGTRLEVLPMTGWRRGMSFGDTGLSWFAPSPNLRSASAARLYPGLALLELTNVSVGRGTSTPFEVVAAPWLDAPELIRVVGPVAGVRFRAGDVTPSAGPYRGERCAAVFFALTDPAALRPVDLGLGLARALRLTHPETWETRNLGVLLGGSAARDALLSDEPLASVERTFAAQAAAFVERRRPYLLYE is encoded by the coding sequence ATGGGCCCTGGTCGTGTGCTCGTGCTCTTGGCGCTCGCGGTCGCGGCCGACTCCGCCCGTGCCGACGCACGTTCTGTGCTCCGGCAGACCCCACGCCTCGTGCTGCCCTCGCTCGCCCGAACGCCGCCTCCCGCGCCGTCGAAGCCGGCCGCATCACTCCGCTTGCCCGTGGCCACCGAGCTCGCCATCGAGCGCGAGATCGATCACGCCATCGAGCATGGCGACATGCCGGGCGCCGTCGTGGTGGTCGGGCGACGGAGCGGGGTCTCGTTCCGCCGCGCTTTCGGTCTCGCCGCGGTGTTGCCCGCTCCGCGACCGATGACGGCAGACGCGGTGTTCGATCTCGCATCGGTGACCAAGGCGGTTGCGACCGCCACCAGCATCGCGGCCCTGGTGGAGGACGGTCAGCTCGCCTACGACGAGCCCATCGCCCGCAGCCTGCCCCTCTTCGCGACCGAGGACAAACGCGGGATCACGCTGCGCCATCTGCTCACCCACACGTCCGGGCTGCCCGCGGTGAACCCCGTGCCCACGCATCCGGTCGGCGCGCGGGAGATGCTCGCGGACATCGCCGGCACGAAGCTCGTCAGCGCGCCGGGTGAGCAGTACCGCTACAGCGATCTCGGGTTCATCGCGCTCGGCGAGGTGGTGCGCCATAGGGCGAAGGAATCGCTCGACCACTTCGTCGCACGGCGGCTGTTCGCTCCGCTCGGGCTCAGGAACACCCGCTTTGTTCCGGGTGGCGGTCCCCGTTTGGTTCCGACCGAGAAGGAAGGCGAGGCGTTCCTGCTCGGCACCGTGCACGATCCGCGGGCGCGCGCCCTCGGCGGCGTGGCGGGACACGCGGGGCTGTTCTCGACGGCGGACGAGCTCGCTCGTTTCGCGCGCATGTTGCTGGCGGGGGGCGAGCTGGATGACAAGCGTGTGCTGCGAGCCGGCACCGTTGCCAGGATGACGGCGCCCATCGAGGTGCCGGGTGCGCGGGTCGCGCTCGGCTGGGACTCCCCGGACGATCCGACCCGGTCGGTGTTTTCGGCCCGGAGCTTCGGCCACGAGGGGTTCACCGGAACGTCACTCTGGATCGATCCTCAGGCGGATCGTTTCGTCGTGTTCCTGAGCAGCCGACTGCACCCAGATGGCAAGGGGCGCGTGGCTCCGACGGCCCAGGCCATCCGCGCGCTCGTGGCTCACGTCCGGGAAGAGCCTCGTCAGCCGGTCGTCGAGCTGGGCATCGAGCGCCTGCTGCGCAACGGAGCCAAGCTCCTGGGCGGCGCGCGGGTCGCCTTCATGACGCACTCGGCCGCGCGCGATGGCGAAGGGCGTCGCAGTGTGGATCGCCTGTTCGAGGTCCTCGGCGCGCGGCTCGTGCGCATCGTGACGCCGGAGCATGGCATGAGCGGCACCCTCGAGGGGCCGGTGCCCAATGGCCGCGATCCGCGCACGGATCTGCCGATCGTCAGCCTGTACGGTGCCGCCTCGTCCGCTCCGGCCTGGCAGGGCGTCGACACCATCGTGGTCGATCTGGTGGACGTTGGTGTGCGCTTCTACACGTATCTCTCCGCGCTACGGACTGCGCTCGAGTCCGGACGCCGGGTCGTGGTGCTCGATCGGCCGAACCCCAACGGTGGGCTCGACGTCGAAGGACCGGTCTCGCTCGCCGCTCCGCCCTCGCTCATCGATCCCCACCCCTTGCCCGTGATGCACGGTATGACGTTCGGTGAGCTCGCGCGCATGCTGCTGGCGGAGCGTGGCCTCGGCACGCGCCTCGAGGTGTTACCGATGACGGGGTGGAGACGCGGCATGTCGTTCGGGGATACCGGCCTCAGCTGGTTCGCTCCTTCACCGAACCTGCGTTCGGCTTCGGCGGCGCGCCTGTACCCGGGACTCGCGCTACTCGAGCTGACGAACGTCTCGGTGGGTCGGGGCACCTCCACTCCGTTCGAAGTGGTCGCCGCGCCGTGGCTCGATGCCCCGGAGTTGATCAGGGTCGTGGGCCCGGTCGCGGGCGTGCGCTTCCGCGCCGGTGACGTGACCCCGAGCGCGGGACCGTATCGGGGCGAGCGCTGCGCCGCCGTCTTCTTTGCGCTCACCGACCCGGCAGCGTTGCGCCCGGTGGACCTCGGCCTCGGCCTCGCGCGGGCGCTCCGGCTCACACACCCCGAAACTTGGGAGACACGCAACCTCGGTGTCCTGCTGGGCGGGAGCGCGGCGCGCGATGCCCTGCTTTCGGACGAGCCCCTAGCGTCGGTCGAGCGGACCTTCGCCGCGCAAGCGGCCGCCTTCGTCGAGCGCCGCCGCCCGTACTTGCTCTACGAATGA
- a CDS encoding leucine-rich repeat domain-containing protein has product MLMRSFLAFSLLALVSACDEEKKPEAQKPTATATAALPPTPAPSADKPKEEKKVHPKKSAADCPKGPAVAFDDKAVEAEVRKKLSKAEGDITQADLGKLKSLNISQVETHQLDPCIIPYAKNLKELFLGPGDLDDLSLVAGLKQLESLRASISKVSDLSPLEKLTKLDRIDLGRTQVTNLAPLAGLTNLTELALDDTPVRDLSPLAKLTKLERLSIQRTQVKDYSALKDMKALKFLYVAGTPEGDLSVIQPLRDKGLKVID; this is encoded by the coding sequence ATGCTGATGCGCTCGTTCCTCGCGTTCTCGCTGCTCGCTCTCGTCTCGGCTTGTGACGAGGAGAAGAAACCGGAAGCCCAGAAGCCAACGGCGACCGCGACGGCCGCGCTCCCACCGACTCCCGCGCCGAGCGCCGACAAACCCAAAGAAGAGAAGAAGGTTCACCCAAAAAAGAGCGCGGCGGACTGCCCCAAGGGTCCGGCGGTCGCCTTCGACGACAAAGCCGTCGAGGCCGAGGTGCGCAAGAAACTCTCGAAGGCCGAGGGGGACATCACCCAGGCCGACCTCGGCAAGCTCAAGAGCCTCAACATCTCGCAGGTGGAGACGCACCAGCTCGACCCTTGCATCATTCCCTACGCGAAGAACCTGAAGGAGCTGTTCCTGGGCCCGGGGGATCTGGATGACCTCTCGCTGGTGGCCGGGCTCAAACAGCTCGAGTCACTCCGCGCCAGCATCAGCAAGGTGAGTGACCTCTCGCCGCTCGAGAAGCTCACGAAGCTCGACCGCATCGATCTCGGTCGCACGCAGGTCACCAATCTCGCGCCCCTGGCCGGTCTGACGAACCTGACGGAGCTGGCCTTGGACGACACCCCCGTGCGTGATCTCTCGCCCCTCGCCAAGCTCACCAAGCTCGAGCGCCTCAGCATCCAGCGCACACAGGTAAAGGACTACAGCGCGCTCAAGGACATGAAGGCCCTGAAGTTTCTCTACGTCGCGGGCACGCCCGAGGGAGATCTCAGCGTGATCCAGCCGCTCCGGGACAAAGGCCTCAAGGTCATCGACTGA
- a CDS encoding propionyl-CoA carboxylase has protein sequence MALVPVVPIGRPWQSVSDAETFRSHRETLTGLEDKLRERRAEVHAGWGEKYRQRVHEKGKLTARERLAKLVDEGTRAFEVGTFVNYGIEFEGGLKSPGAGVVTAFARIEGRWCMVIANDNTVASGSWWPKTPEKIERAQTMALRLRIPTVYLVDSSGLFLPEQSKAFPGATGAGHIFKMNSLLSAHGVPQVAGVFGDCIAGGGYMPIISDRVYMTEQAYMVIAGAALIKGAKSQKITSLDIGGPEVHVHQSGCADVRVPNDDVLLECLRREVKKLPTSAADYYRGDARPVEPAFASHELSGLLPPDHREAYDVLEILARLCDQSLFWEVMRDVGEEMVCGVGRVAGLWMGFIANRQGLVGDPEHPGKQRPASIFYRGGIAKVAAFSRACNDDGIPIVWLQDISGFDIGAEAEAQGLLAYGSSLIYTNSTNTVPMFTVLLRKASGAGYYAMAGLPYDPIVQLSTSVARLSVMEGRTLSIAAYNTKLDDNFEITSRDPAERQSIEEGMKAVERRIEADMDPFVSARQMDTDEIVELGELRDYLGMLAEAAYQAPGVRRIKNSRIWSLHDLAVLTEGVR, from the coding sequence ATGGCACTCGTCCCCGTCGTCCCGATCGGCCGCCCCTGGCAGAGTGTCAGTGACGCCGAGACATTTCGCAGCCATCGCGAGACGCTGACTGGGCTCGAAGACAAACTGCGCGAGCGCCGAGCGGAGGTGCACGCCGGCTGGGGTGAGAAGTACCGCCAACGTGTGCACGAAAAGGGCAAACTCACGGCCCGCGAGCGGCTGGCGAAGCTGGTCGACGAGGGCACACGAGCCTTCGAGGTCGGCACGTTCGTCAACTACGGCATCGAGTTCGAGGGCGGTCTGAAGTCGCCCGGCGCGGGAGTGGTCACCGCGTTTGCTCGCATCGAAGGCCGCTGGTGCATGGTCATCGCCAACGACAACACCGTGGCGAGCGGCTCGTGGTGGCCCAAGACCCCGGAGAAGATCGAACGCGCGCAGACCATGGCGCTGCGCCTGCGCATCCCCACGGTGTACCTGGTGGATTCGAGCGGGCTGTTCTTGCCCGAACAGTCCAAGGCCTTCCCGGGCGCAACGGGCGCGGGTCACATCTTCAAGATGAACAGCCTGCTGAGCGCCCACGGGGTGCCGCAGGTGGCCGGTGTGTTCGGGGACTGCATCGCGGGCGGCGGCTACATGCCCATCATCAGCGATCGCGTCTACATGACCGAGCAGGCCTACATGGTCATCGCGGGGGCCGCGCTGATCAAGGGCGCCAAGAGCCAGAAGATCACCTCCCTCGACATCGGCGGCCCCGAGGTGCACGTACACCAGAGCGGGTGTGCCGACGTGCGCGTGCCGAACGACGACGTCCTGCTCGAGTGCCTGCGGCGCGAGGTGAAGAAACTTCCGACCTCGGCGGCGGACTACTATCGCGGCGACGCACGACCGGTGGAGCCGGCGTTTGCCAGCCACGAGCTCAGCGGGCTGTTGCCGCCGGATCACCGCGAGGCCTACGACGTGCTCGAGATCCTGGCGCGCCTGTGCGACCAGAGCCTGTTCTGGGAGGTCATGCGCGACGTCGGCGAAGAGATGGTCTGCGGCGTCGGGCGTGTGGCAGGTTTGTGGATGGGGTTCATCGCCAATCGTCAGGGCCTCGTCGGGGATCCCGAACATCCCGGCAAACAGCGCCCAGCCTCCATCTTTTACCGCGGCGGCATCGCGAAGGTGGCCGCCTTCAGCCGCGCCTGCAACGACGACGGCATCCCCATCGTGTGGCTGCAGGACATCTCCGGCTTCGACATCGGCGCCGAGGCCGAGGCGCAGGGTCTCTTGGCCTACGGCTCGAGCCTCATCTACACGAACTCGACCAACACGGTGCCCATGTTCACGGTGCTGCTCCGCAAGGCCAGTGGCGCGGGTTACTACGCCATGGCCGGCCTGCCCTACGATCCGATCGTGCAGCTCTCGACCAGCGTCGCGCGCCTGAGCGTCATGGAGGGGCGCACCCTCTCGATTGCGGCCTACAACACCAAGCTCGACGACAACTTCGAGATCACGTCGCGCGATCCGGCGGAGCGCCAGAGCATCGAGGAGGGCATGAAGGCGGTCGAGCGCCGCATCGAAGCGGACATGGATCCCTTCGTGTCCGCGCGGCAGATGGACACGGACGAGATCGTCGAGCTCGGTGAGCTGCGCGACTACCTCGGCATGTTGGCGGAGGCCGCCTATCAGGCGCCGGGGGTGCGCCGCATCAAGAACAGCCGCATCTGGAGCCTGCACGATCTGGCGGTGCTCACCGAGGGGGTGCGATGA
- a CDS encoding DUF4345 family protein — MSEPDASAEASAVPRAVLLGLAAGYVAVGVAFLLAPAKLAAFADLSTTSKLGLIELRAFYGGIEIGLGVFLAVTAMRKDWQLPGLLAALLSLLGIVAARIYGMTVEGWPGVTVLLFLLIEVAGVVAAGYGLMRIKRGPAEADLEGDIAALRSEGRVEKTKVIEKTAPLERTKPLVERTVRLPQSKDD; from the coding sequence ATGAGCGAACCCGACGCCTCGGCCGAAGCTTCGGCTGTGCCCCGCGCAGTTCTCCTGGGCCTGGCCGCGGGCTATGTCGCCGTGGGCGTCGCTTTTCTGCTGGCTCCGGCCAAGCTCGCGGCCTTCGCTGACCTCTCCACCACCAGCAAGCTCGGACTGATCGAGCTCCGGGCGTTCTACGGAGGGATCGAGATCGGGCTCGGGGTCTTTCTCGCCGTCACCGCCATGCGCAAAGACTGGCAACTGCCGGGTCTGCTGGCTGCGCTGCTATCGCTGCTCGGCATCGTGGCCGCGCGCATCTACGGCATGACGGTCGAGGGCTGGCCCGGTGTGACCGTGCTCCTGTTCTTGCTGATCGAGGTCGCAGGTGTGGTCGCCGCGGGATACGGGCTGATGCGCATCAAGCGCGGCCCGGCCGAGGCTGATCTCGAGGGCGACATCGCTGCGCTACGAAGCGAAGGGCGCGTCGAGAAGACGAAGGTGATCGAAAAGACCGCACCGCTCGAGCGCACCAAACCTCTGGTCGAACGCACCGTGCGCCTGCCGCAGTCGAAGGACGACTGA
- a CDS encoding KUP/HAK/KT family potassium transporter — translation MARSSEPESASRSEPPARPRRAPKTEAEPTKPKAEPKKAASSARADKPPAPPKSRPTHGPVSLRDAPAGGHGRLGPLALAALGVVYGDIGTSPLYALRECFHGEHAIAATRGNVLGVLSLMAWALVIVVTLKYLIYVLRADNRGEGGELALMALALSSIKGKLGPKLVVVLGIFGASLLYGDGMITPAISVLSAIEGLEVAAPASKQFVIPATIVILIGLFMIQKRGTAGIGAVFGPVMLIWFSVLATVGTVHIFGHPSVLQALSPHHAVRFMLVNKTEGFLVLGAVFLVVTGGEALYADMGHFGRRPIQVTWIFFVGPALLLTYFGQGALLLENPAAASNPFYRSLPSWALYPMLGLATMATIIASQAVISGAFSYTRQGMMLGFWPRIEVKHTSSTQIGQIYVPAINWMLMFSTIALVLGFGSSSKLAAAYGTAVTTTMVITTLLAYVVARHRWGWSAPAAVSLTLGLLVVDLAFWGAQLVKIPHGGWVPLVIAGGVFALMTTWKDGRVLLGTRMRERIIPLADFFELILIERPARVPGTAVFMTSNADGAPPALLQNFTHNRVVHQQVILLTVVTTEQPRVMPDERVTVEDLPQGFRRVVARYGFMEQPDIPQLLEERHLEDWSLEHTTFFLGRETLLATKREGMALWREHLFAFMSRNSQRASTFFNVPSDRVMEVGSQIEL, via the coding sequence GTGGCTCGCAGCTCCGAACCGGAGTCTGCGTCGCGCTCCGAGCCTCCGGCACGCCCTCGCCGAGCACCGAAGACCGAGGCCGAACCCACGAAGCCCAAGGCCGAGCCCAAGAAGGCCGCGAGCTCAGCGCGAGCCGATAAGCCGCCGGCGCCGCCGAAGAGCCGACCCACCCACGGACCCGTCAGCCTGCGCGACGCTCCGGCAGGGGGCCACGGTCGGCTCGGGCCGCTCGCGCTTGCCGCGCTGGGCGTCGTGTATGGCGACATCGGCACGAGCCCGCTCTACGCACTTCGCGAGTGTTTCCACGGCGAACACGCCATCGCAGCAACCCGCGGCAACGTGCTCGGCGTGCTGTCCTTGATGGCCTGGGCGCTGGTGATCGTGGTCACGCTGAAATACCTGATCTACGTGCTGAGGGCCGACAACCGCGGTGAAGGGGGCGAGCTCGCGTTGATGGCGCTCGCCCTCTCCAGCATCAAGGGCAAGCTCGGGCCGAAGCTGGTGGTCGTGCTGGGCATCTTCGGCGCTTCGTTGCTGTACGGCGACGGCATGATCACCCCGGCGATTTCCGTGCTCAGCGCCATCGAGGGTCTGGAGGTCGCGGCGCCCGCATCCAAGCAGTTCGTGATCCCGGCGACGATCGTGATCCTGATTGGTCTGTTCATGATCCAGAAGCGCGGGACGGCAGGCATCGGAGCCGTCTTCGGCCCGGTCATGCTGATCTGGTTCAGTGTGCTCGCCACCGTCGGCACCGTTCATATCTTCGGGCACCCCAGCGTGCTCCAGGCGCTCAGCCCACACCACGCGGTGCGGTTCATGCTGGTGAACAAGACGGAAGGCTTCCTGGTGCTCGGCGCCGTGTTCTTGGTCGTCACCGGGGGTGAGGCGCTCTACGCGGACATGGGGCACTTCGGCCGACGTCCGATCCAGGTGACCTGGATCTTCTTCGTCGGCCCGGCACTCTTGCTGACCTACTTCGGGCAGGGCGCGCTCTTGCTCGAGAACCCCGCAGCCGCCTCGAACCCGTTTTATCGCTCGCTGCCGTCCTGGGCGCTCTACCCCATGCTGGGCTTGGCGACGATGGCCACCATCATCGCGTCGCAGGCCGTGATCTCCGGCGCGTTCTCCTACACCCGCCAGGGAATGATGCTGGGGTTCTGGCCGCGCATCGAGGTCAAGCACACCTCGTCCACGCAGATCGGCCAGATCTACGTGCCGGCGATCAACTGGATGCTCATGTTCTCCACGATCGCGTTGGTGCTCGGCTTCGGCTCGTCGTCGAAGTTGGCGGCGGCGTACGGTACCGCAGTGACGACCACGATGGTGATCACCACCCTGCTCGCCTACGTGGTGGCGCGCCACCGCTGGGGCTGGAGCGCACCGGCCGCGGTCAGCCTGACGTTGGGTCTGTTGGTCGTCGATCTGGCGTTCTGGGGCGCGCAGCTCGTGAAGATCCCCCATGGCGGCTGGGTCCCGTTGGTGATCGCCGGCGGGGTTTTTGCGCTGATGACCACCTGGAAGGACGGCCGGGTACTGCTCGGCACGCGCATGCGCGAGCGGATCATCCCACTCGCGGACTTCTTCGAGCTGATCCTCATCGAACGCCCCGCTCGTGTGCCCGGCACCGCGGTCTTCATGACCAGCAACGCCGACGGCGCGCCGCCGGCCCTGCTCCAGAACTTCACGCACAACCGCGTGGTTCACCAGCAAGTGATCCTGTTGACGGTGGTCACGACCGAGCAGCCTCGCGTGATGCCGGACGAGCGTGTCACGGTCGAGGATCTGCCCCAGGGGTTCCGGCGCGTCGTGGCGCGCTACGGGTTCATGGAGCAGCCGGACATTCCGCAGCTGCTCGAGGAGCGCCACCTCGAAGACTGGTCCCTCGAACACACGACCTTCTTCCTGGGCCGGGAGACCCTGCTCGCAACCAAGCGCGAGGGCATGGCGCTCTGGCGGGAGCATCTCTTCGCTTTCATGAGCCGAAACTCCCAGCGCGCCTCGACGTTCTTCAACGTCCCGTCGGATCGCGTGATGGAGGTCGGTTCGCAGATCGAGCTGTAG
- a CDS encoding acetyl-CoA carboxylase biotin carboxylase subunit: MPLSFRRVLIANRGEVAVRIARACDALGITPVLAVSEADKGAAYTEGRETVCLGPGRSAESYLDLQRVVQAAKQMRCSALHPGWGFLSENPRFAALCEAHGITFVGPPVHVMHLMGKKTPAKSAMKRAGLSVIPGSDGVLSSFDEAVSVADSVGYPVLIKAESGGGGRGMRIARSAEELEEAYAGASREAAAAFGDDRVYLERLLEGGRHVEIQIMADRYGNVCHLGERDCSVQRKHQKLIEESPSTALTPDERTRTTELAARAAASIGYVGAGTMEFLLDDSGTLRFMEMNTRLQVEHTVSEMRSGIDLAAEQLRVAAGHPLSFSQADVRLDGHAIECRINAEDPERDFRPSPGTISLWRPPAASEHVRVDTHVSEGYKVPPFYDSLICKLIVKGADRQDARKRMLAALGELRVEGIKTTAPMHIAVLESEAFTSGQYDTRSIPGWPAA, from the coding sequence ATGCCGCTGTCGTTCCGCCGCGTCCTGATCGCCAACCGAGGTGAGGTGGCGGTGCGCATCGCGCGCGCCTGCGACGCCCTCGGGATCACGCCGGTGCTCGCCGTGAGTGAAGCCGACAAGGGTGCCGCTTACACCGAGGGTCGAGAGACCGTGTGTCTCGGTCCAGGGCGCTCGGCCGAGAGTTACCTCGACCTGCAGCGCGTGGTGCAAGCAGCCAAACAAATGCGCTGTTCGGCACTCCACCCAGGCTGGGGGTTCCTGTCGGAGAACCCCCGCTTCGCTGCGCTGTGCGAGGCGCACGGCATCACGTTCGTGGGACCGCCGGTCCACGTCATGCACCTGATGGGCAAGAAGACGCCTGCCAAATCGGCCATGAAACGCGCGGGGCTGAGCGTGATCCCCGGCAGCGACGGAGTGCTCAGCAGCTTCGACGAAGCCGTGTCTGTCGCCGACAGCGTCGGATATCCGGTGTTGATCAAGGCGGAGAGCGGCGGCGGCGGTCGAGGCATGCGCATCGCTCGCAGCGCCGAAGAGCTGGAAGAAGCGTACGCCGGCGCGTCCCGCGAGGCAGCGGCCGCGTTTGGCGACGATCGTGTGTACCTCGAGCGCTTGCTGGAGGGCGGACGCCACGTCGAGATCCAGATCATGGCCGACCGCTACGGCAACGTCTGCCACCTGGGTGAGCGAGACTGCTCGGTGCAGCGCAAACACCAGAAGCTGATCGAAGAGTCACCCTCGACCGCCCTCACGCCCGACGAGCGCACTCGCACCACCGAGCTCGCCGCCCGCGCCGCCGCCTCCATCGGTTACGTCGGGGCGGGCACCATGGAATTTCTGCTCGACGACAGCGGGACGCTACGATTCATGGAGATGAACACGCGTCTGCAGGTCGAGCACACGGTCAGTGAGATGCGCAGCGGCATCGATCTGGCCGCGGAGCAGCTCAGGGTCGCCGCGGGTCACCCGCTGTCGTTCTCCCAGGCAGACGTCCGACTCGACGGGCACGCCATCGAGTGTCGGATCAACGCCGAGGATCCCGAGCGAGACTTCCGTCCGAGTCCCGGCACCATCAGCCTGTGGCGCCCCCCCGCCGCGAGCGAGCACGTGCGGGTCGATACCCACGTGTCCGAGGGCTACAAGGTGCCACCCTTCTACGACTCCTTGATCTGCAAGCTGATCGTGAAGGGTGCGGACCGACAAGACGCAAGAAAGCGCATGCTCGCGGCGCTCGGCGAGCTCCGCGTCGAGGGCATCAAGACCACCGCGCCGATGCACATCGCCGTGCTCGAGAGCGAAGCGTTCACGAGCGGGCAGTACGACACCCGCAGCATTCCCGGCTGGCCCGCGGCCTAG